The following proteins are encoded in a genomic region of Debaryomyces hansenii CBS767 chromosome G complete sequence:
- a CDS encoding DEHA2G10670p (similar to CA1032|IPF19896 Candida albicans IPF19896): MMKWIIFAAVLGSVWSQQTSEPDIDVFFGTENGGNVFPGSTRPFGMVKMGFDVIDSSAGVVFSGYAKDGNVAGISMMHESGTGGSPEYGVVSQLPLIGDIDYSSQSSLGRSSDDIGSVGYYSCNFNNGIQAEFAAADRAGIYQYSFPENNEPKVMINVTHHLANANKPYWSQYFVNGSVEANSDKNGYKGQATFTGGWACQDPWTIYFCGDFENGADSVESFVGTSSSDSSQASTNANESVGIVFTFPSNQAIIRSRVGISFISTDQACSNIKNDFKDYNLNSTVSDTKTLWDDQVFDKVDVNNDNETLSNLLYTALYGAHLVPSNKTGENPHWDSPEPYYDDWFTMWDTFRCLNPLFNVLSPSRGAELIRSLIDIYKHDGYTPDGRSANQNGKTQGGSNSDVLMADAYVKGVHDRINWDDAFAAMVKNAEVTPPYWYDFKAPDASTKEGRGGLSDWIGLGYVSRNYTRSVTRTMEFSYDDFALSVVAKGIGNDTAHDKYLKRSANWQNIWNHNATSGSCKYSGFVQPKNPDGSWAYDDYDPLSCGNCYWGDDEYEGKPVEYGWAVPHDIATLIDFIGDNDTFIARLDDMFGLNGQEFADIGNEPSFLTPYLYNFVNANYKTTETIRYLINTKYSIGPSGLPGNSDAGAMQAWLFFGLMGFYPVAGTTTYLISSPFFSSATFNLENDKKVKITASNLSNDNIYIQSVEINGDSWNKNWFTHDDIFENGGSIHFELGSAPCRWDTGDVPPSPGHIM, encoded by the coding sequence ATGATGAAATGGATAATTTTCGCAGCCGTTTTAGGATCGGTCTGGAGTCAGCAGACATCAGAGCCAGACATTGATGTATTTTTCGGCACAGAAAACGGTGGTAATGTGTTTCCTGGATCAACCAGACCGTTTGGAATGGTTAAGATGGGATTCGACGTTATCGATTCTTCAGCTGGTGTTGTATTTTCTGGATATGCCAAAGATGGTAACGTCGCGGGTATATCCATGATGCATGAAAGTGGAACAGGAGGCTCTCCAGAATATGGGGTAGTTTCCCAATTGCCATTAATTGGTGATATCGACTATTCGAGTCAAAGCAGTCTTGGTAGGTCTTCAGATGATATTGGGTCGGTGGGTTATTACTCATGCAACTTCAACAACGGAATCCAAGCTGAATTCGCAGCTGCAGATAGGGCTGGTATCTATCAATATAGCTTTCCAGAAAATAACGAACCCAAGGTTATGATTAATGTCACTCATCATTTGGCAAATGCTAATAAACCATACTGGTCACAGTACTTTGTCAATGGATCGGTTGAAGCAAATAGTGATAAAAATGGTTACAAAGGTCAAGCAACGTTCACCGGAGGATGGGCGTGCCAAGATCCGTGGACTATCTACTTCTGTGGAGATTTCGAAAATGGGGCCGATCTGGTAGAGAGTTTTGTCGGGACTAGCAGTTCAGATTCGCTGCAAGCTTCCACTAATGCTAACGAGTCAGTAGGAATCGTATTTACGTTCCCATCAAATCAAGCTATTATAAGAAGCAGAGTGGGtatttcattcatttcaACTGATCAAGCATGTCTGAAcattaaaaatgattttaaaGACTATAATCTTAACAGTACTGTGTCTGACACCAAGACTTTGTGGGATGACCAGGTATTTGATAAAGTAGACGTGAACAATGACAACGAAACCCTTAGTAACTTGTTATACACTGCACTCTATGGTGCCCATTTGGTACCATCTAACAAGACAGGTGAAAATCCACATTGGGATTCACCTGAACCATATTATGATGATTGGTTTACTATGTGGGACACATTTAGATGTTTAAATCCTCTTTTTAATGTTTTAAGCCCCAGCAGAGGTGCCGAACTAATCAGAAGTTTGATTGATATTTATAAGCACGATGGATATACTCCAGACGGAAGATCTGCTAACCAAAATGGGAAAACCCAAGGAGGTAGCAATTCAGACGTATTGATGGCTGACGCCTATGTAAAAGGTGTACATGATCGTATTAACTGGGATGATGCATTTGCAGCAATGGTCAAGAATGCCGAAGTAACTCCTCCTTACTGGTATGACTTTAAGGCGCCAGACGCTTCTACGAAAGAAGGTAGAGGGGGATTGTCCGATTGGATTGGCCTTGGGTATGTTTCACGTAATTATACAAGATCTGTTACGAGAACAATGGAATTCTcatatgatgattttgcGCTTTCGGTTGTGGCTAAAGGAATCGGCAATGACACTGCTCATGACAAGTATTTAAAGAGATCGGCTAACTGGCAGAATATCTGGAACCATAACGCTACGTCTGGTTCTTGCAAATACTCGGGATTTGTTCAACCAAAAAATCCTGATGGATCTTGGGCCTACGATGACTATGATCCGCTCTCATGCGGCAACTGCTATTGGGGCGACGACGAATACGAGGGTAAGCCAGTTGAATACGGATGGGCCGTCCCACACGATATTGCCACCCTTATAGACTTTATTGGCGACAATGATACATTCATAGCTCGTCTTGATGATATGTTTGGTCTTAACGGTCAAGAATTTGCTGACATAGGAAATGAACCAAGCTTTTTAACTCCCTATCTCTATAATTTTGTCAACGCCAACTACAAAACCACTGAAACTATACGATACTTAATCAACACCAAGTATTCTATCGGTCCTTCAGGATTACCTGGAAACTCAGATGCTGGTGCAATGCAAGCGTGGCTCTTCTTCGGTCTCATGGGATTCTATCCAGTTGCTGGCACAACCACATATCTTATCTCATCTCCTTTCTTTTCAAGTGCCACATTTAACTTGGAGAACGACAAAAAGGTGAAAATCACCGCTTCTAACTTGAGCAACGATAACATTTACATTCAAAGTGTTGAGATAAATGGTGATTCATGGAACAAAAATTGGTTTACTCATGACGATATTTTCGAAAATGGAGGGTCGATTCACTTTGAATTAGGCTCCGCTCCTTGCAGATGGGATACTGGTGATGTTCCACCAAGTCCTGGCCATATTATGTAA
- a CDS encoding DEHA2G10604p (similar to uniprot|P40317 Saccharomyces cerevisiae YDR006C SOK1 Protein whose overexpression suppresses the conditional growth defect of several temperature-sensitive kinase protein kinase A hypothetical start mutants), whose protein sequence is MNSQVNNQNDNQEVFKEDQFRPVFFDKSSGGGQATTSSGPAEEKRVRLDASINKDENMSPTTKQIPVMNPLSRKQSHSSHMNALARTHTVRTHNLLGHTSNTSKQHTHPFGLGNSKRKAPKFIRKFRSRSLPIINYAKPGHIQHLQNFPKIAHTSVPPLPPINLQSLKEIDLHEILKNPQLRHDIVFDPQLQFRPNLDGERGKRKKSIIDKYWGEIEKECSQFFADSQSHNMIKISRLPILVTTLRDILLSLLPYKDRSSVNEVMDIELLIQQLSHGSFDFVALSQWLGEVFKSHCAPMRDQWVADMINKFRLAFTDNSVKYLVQGLRMIFSILEAMKLDVANHQIRILRPVLIETAVDFEKDYFHQLILNSKIDISDSLKWFYKSYHKKCDKLVKLLPNDVSDEEQKKFLLSSSIIDLLSCRNMATEFPSTLAFDHTRLVLLRADVRQLVCVQLCIVLYKQLLINYPQASSYRSESFKPANINKIQEELLAIVRDDNGNVKWTRNIQSIALQLVKNAVTDPLTGKSDELPQAMVTFANGWLIKQIQPVSEVYGLMEEKIFKDLFVEVINSSKASAASSAIATKNVSEMSSIANRIYALVKFHWSVFGNYYSDYFDENK, encoded by the coding sequence ATGAACTCCCAGGTAAATAACCAAAATGATAACCAAGAGGTGTTTAAGGAGGACCAGTTTAGACCGGTcttctttgataaatcatcTGGTGGTGGCCAAGCCACCACCAGCAGTGGTCCCGCAGAAGAAAAACGGGTCAGGCTAGACGCTAGCATCAATAAGGACGAAAATATGTCGCCCACTACAAAACAGATACCGGTGATGAATCCGTTGAGTCGGAAGCAATCTCATAGTTCGCATATGAATGCGCTCGCTCGCACTCACACCGTTCGTACACACAATCTTCTTGGACACACGTCCAACACGTCCAAACAGCATACACATCCATTCGGACTTGGTAATAGCAAGCGCAAGGCACCCAAGTTCATCCGCAAGTTTAGGTCGCGGAGCTTGCCCATCATCAACTATGCGAAACCGGGGCACATACAGCATTTACAgaattttccaaaaatCGCCCACACGTCGGTGCCTCCGTTGCCGCCGATCAACTTGCAGAGCTTGAAGGAGATCGACTTGCacgaaatattgaaaaaccCCCAGTTGAGGCACGATATTGTGTTTGACCCGCAGTTGCAGTTTAGGCCCAATCTCGACGGCGAGAGGGgcaagagaaagaagagcATCATCGACAAGTACTGGGGCGAGATCGAAAAGGAGTGTAGCCAGTTCTTTGCGGACTCGCAGTCGCACAACATGATCAAGATATCACGCTTGCCCATCTTGGTCACCACCTTGCGCGATATCTTGTTGTCTTTGCTTCCATACAAGGACAGATCGTCCGTGAACGAGGTCATGGACATCGAGCTCTTGATCCAGCAGTTGTCCCACGGGTcctttgattttgttgcGTTGTCCCAGTGGTTGGGTGAGGTGTTCAAATCTCACTGCGCGCCCATGAGGGACCAGTGGGTCGCCGACATGATCAACAAGTTTAGACTTGCCTTCACCGACAATTCGGTCAAGTACTTGGTACAGGGCTTGAGGATGATCTTTCTGATTTTGGAAGCAATGAAGTTGGATGTCGCCAACCACCAAATCAGAATATTGAGACCCGTCCTCATCGAAACCGCCGTTGACTTTGAAAAAGACTACTTCCACCAATTAATACTAAACTCGAAAATCGATATTTCCGATCTGTTGAAGTGGTTCTACAAACTGTACCATAAGAAATGCGATAAGCTCGTCAAACTTTTACCTAATGATGTATCGGATGAAGAACAGAAAAAGTTTTTGCTTTCGTCCTCAATCATAGACTTATTATCCTGTCGCAACATGGCCACAGAATTCCCATCTACTTTGGCATTTGATCACACCAGATTGGTGTTGTTGAGAGCTGATGTCAGACAGTTGGTCTGTGTTCAGTTATGTATTGTCTTGTACAAGCAACTTCTCATTAATTATCCACAAGCATCCAGTTACAGATCAGAAAGTTTTAAGCCTGCTaatatcaacaaaatcCAAGAGGAACTCTTGGCGATTGTTAGAGATGATAATGGCAATGTCAAATGGActagaaatattcaatctATTGCATTACAGTTAGTCAAGAATGCTGTTACTGACCCACTTACAGGCAAATCGGATGAGCTTCCCCAGGCAATGGTTACGTTTGCTAATGGCTGGTTAATAAAACAGATTCAACCAGTTTCAGAAGTCTATGGCTTAATGGAGGAGAAAATCTTCAAGGATTTGTTCGTTGAAGTTATCAATTCGTCAAAGGCTTCCGCTGCATCATCTGCAATTGCGACTAAGAACGTATCGGAAATGTCTAGTATCGCTAACAGAATTTATGCGTTAGTCAAGTTCCATTGGAGTGTATTCGGTAATTACTATTCTGATTATTTCGAcgaaaataaataa
- a CDS encoding DEHA2G10648p (no similarity) — protein MDFVFLTISNSLEHDKTSRAKHHTITLVVFKMDSNTSIVLQYVMSYTRNVFMFCLLPLTHLIYPCLNLSYQMIKHTVFIPLAITINTLIYGFLFLPSKPVFYILGIDEPTRENIKVLIPHIQFFLVNLTHYVMVGVIFGTVVGIITGFNLRVIQYVWTISDIETIPNKVKNEKVQTTPYLNGLVPQVTPSVSNEFAGKNTTPIGYESTPEILGSGDTTRTRKYATSQIRSSPNMLSSGSSNFDYEDDDGYYRVKQREKIEHSDRNRAISRRKTHPFTIKEDSYSETDEKQQPYKKLKVTTTDISEAEGKAKDQHKGESNPEDSVHEVNDESYVDNDHDTTNTTKNDIFSLRGKDTDISTLASHVTVSDPKESKNG, from the coding sequence ATGGATTTTGTGTTCCTCACTATAAGCAATAGTCTCGAACATGATAAAACAAGTAGAGCCAAACATCATACCATAACTTTAGTAGTATTCAAGATGGATAGCAATACTAGCATTGTATTACAATATGTAATGTCGTATACAAGGAATGTTTTCATGTTTTGTTTATTACCGTTGACTCATTTAATATATCCTTGTCTAAACCTTTCatatcaaatgataaagCATACTGTATTTATTCCTCTTGCAATAACAATCAACACATTAATATATGGATTTTTGTTTCTACCTAGCAAGCCAGTGTTCTATATACTTGGTATAGATGAGCCTACGAGAGAAAATATCAAAGTACTAATTCCTCAcatacaattttttttggtCAATTTAACCCACTATGTAATGGTGGGGGTTATATTTGGAACAGTGGTTGGAATAATAACGGGGTTTAATTTAAGAGTAATCCAATACGTATGGACTATTAGTGATATAGAAACAATACCTAATAAGGTAAAGAATGAGAAAGTTCAAACAACACCGTATTTGAATGGTTTAGTTCCTCAAGTCACACCTAGTGTTTCAAATGAGTTTGCGGGCAAAAATACTACTCCAATAGGATATGAAAGTACTCCTGAAATACTAGGCTCAGGGGAtacaacaagaacaaggaAATATGCTACAAGCCAAATTAGATCGTCACCTAACATGTTATCGCTGGGTTCTAGCAATTTTGATTACGAAGATGACGATGGGTACTACCGAGTAAAGCAACGAGAAAAAATCGAGCATTCCGACAGAAACCGTGCCATATCTCGTAGAAAGACACATCCTTTCACGATTAAAGAAGACAGTTATTCTGAAACAGATGAGAAGCAGCAGCCttacaagaaattgaaagtCACCACCACTGACATATCTGAAGCAGAAGGGAAAGCAAAGGACCAGCATAAGGGAGAGAGTAACCCTGAAGACCTGGTGCATGAAGTGAATGATGAGAGTTACGTTGATAATGATCATGATACCACCAACACTACGAAgaatgatatattttccTTGAGAGGTAAAGACACTGACATTAGTACGTTGGCCTCGCATGTAACAGTTTCGGATCCTAAAGAATCCAAAAATGGTTAA
- a CDS encoding DEHA2G10692p (similar to uniprot|P25333 Saccharomyces cerevisiae YCR008W HAL4/SAT4 serine/threonine-protein kinase), producing MGDSKSKKTMTKIGKLFGVSQTNLHQLSSPAVEDPKQAANGSDGKDNMAGGSTKASPLSSKEDIITAGQEDDRGSPLQKNNMLYGINSNNSKNSTNEHNSNIKNDGNINTGIGPNTQSINGNINMSNNKGKAATSRVSPRSGSKTNVSTINNPHRIASPVESVNSQEDNILFHPQPQVIRSMGSEFNLQTGSNNNLQAMSSSSPMNIRSPTLSVSSANTNQPTKKASISAGAKSTGSNPVSRTSSLKTKSVALKDKDVNASVSSPSPTPAKPRFRMLENGSHEHNLRSAKRQEKLSNMLKGLLGSKKLRDEAKSALPNILQTPQQSQSQLAQPNDKPPTLFAGLVHQVKNDTSPYHGSVNGTGEQPDCRSFVEKYGRCQEVIGKGSFGVVRISHKKVIGQNSDAEEKLYAVKEFKRRPNESDQKYNRRLTSEFCISSSLKNMNIINTLDLLKDAKGDYCEVMEFCSGGDLYTLIIAAGKLEYAEADCLFKQLIRGVNYMHEMGVSHRDLKPENLLLTQNGILKITDFGNGECFKMAWENEIQYSEGVCGSSPYIAPEEFCQHSFDPRGVDIWACGVIYLAMRTGRQLWKLADPKKDEFFAEYLMKRKDASGYEPIESLKRARCRNVIYSILDPKPERRINGKQILNSEWGREIKVCDAGEGKSVLPIPEI from the coding sequence ATGGGTGACTCTAAATCGAAAAAAACTATGACGAAGATTGGGAAGCTCTTTGGAGTTTCTCAAACTAACCTTCATCAATTGAGTAGCCCAGCGGTTGAGGATCCTAAACAGGCGGCTAATGGGTCGGATGGCAAAGATAATATGGCGGGTGGACTGACAAAAGCATCGCCGCTTTCTAGTAAGGAGGATATTATAACGGCGGGTCAAGAGGATGATAGGGGGTCGCCGTTGcagaaaaataatatgtTGTACGGTATCAATAGCAATAATAGTAAAAATAGCACGAATGAGCATAACAGtaatattaagaatgatGGCAATATTAATACGGGTATAGGACCCAACACGCAGAGCATTAATGGAAACATAAATATGAGTAATAATAAGGGCAAAGCGGCAACGTCCAGGGTGTCGCCGAGATCAGGGTCGAAGACAAACGTATCCACGATAAATAATCCGCATAGAATTGCCTCTCCGGTCGAATCAGTAAATTCTCAAGAGGACAACATATTGTTTCACCCACAACCACAGGTGATACGATCCATGGGGTCGGAATTTAACCTTCAGACGGGTTCCAACAACAATTTACAGGCCATGAGCTCGTCGAGTCCGATGAATATACGATCGCCTACATTGTCCGTTTCATCAGCAAATACAAACCAGCCCACGAAAAAGGCCTCCATCAGTGCTGGTGCTAAGTCTACAGGGTCAAATCCAGTGTCGAGAACTTCGTCATTGAAAACTAAGTCAGTGGCACTAAAAGATAAGGACGTCAATGCGTCCGTTCTGTCCCCAAGTCCAACGCCAGCCAAGCCAAGGTTCAGGATGTTAGAAAACGGCTCGCACGAGCATAATTTACGTTCCGCTAAAAGACAGGAAAAGTTATCGAATATGTTGAAAGGCTTGCTAGGATCCAAAAAATTACGTGATGAGGCCAAATCAGCCTTACCTAACATATTGCAAACGCCACAGCAATCACAATCACAATTGGCACAACCTAATGATAAGCCACCCACTCTTTTCGCGGGGTTAGTTCATCAAGTCAAAAATGATACTTCCCCATATCATGGTCTGGTGAATGGAACAGGCGAACAACCCGATTGCAGATCTTTTGTTGAGAAATACGGTAGGTGTCAGGAAGTTATAGGAAAGGGATCGTTTGGAGTAGTACGGATATCGCATAAGAAAGTAATTGGCCAAAATAGTGACGCGGAGGAAAAGTTATACGCGGTGAAAGAATTCAAGCGAAGGCCCAACGAATCAGATCAAAAGTATAATAGAAGACTCACGTCCGAATTCTGCATCTCATCCTCATTGAAAAACATGAACATCATCAACACGTTGGATTTGTTAAAGGATGCGAAGGGTGACTACTGCGAAGTGATGGAATTCTGTTCGGGTGGTGATTTGTACACCTTGATCATCGCGGCAGGAAAACTAGAGTACGCCGAAGCTGATTGCTTGTTCAAGCAATTGATCAGAGGTGTCAACTACATGCATGAAATGGGTGTCAGCCACCGAGACTTGAAACCCGAAAATTTACTATTAACCCAAAATGggatattgaaaatcaCCGACTTTGGAAACGGTGAGTGCTTCAAGATGGCCTGGGAAAACGAAATCCAATATAGTGAAGGCGTCTGTGGCTCCTCGCCGTACATTGCTCCCGAAGAGTTCTGCCAGCATTCTTTCGACCCCCGAGGCGTCGACATATGGGCTTGTGGTGTCATCTACTTGGCCATGAGAACCGGTAGGCAGTTATGGAAGTTGGCCGACCCCAAAAAGGACGAATTTTTCGCAGAGTATTTAATGAAGAGAAAGGACGCCTCCGGCTACGAACCTATTGAATCCCTAAAGAGGGCACGTTGCAGAAATGTCATTTACTCAATCTTGGACCCGAAGCCTGAGAGGCGTATTAACGGTAAACAGATCTTGAACAGTGAATGGGGTAGAGAAATCAAGGTTTGTGATGCAGGTGAAGGTAAGTCTGTTCTCCCAATCCCTGAAATATAG
- a CDS encoding DEHA2G10736p (weakly similar to CA3557|IPF7763 Candida albicans IPF7763): MDGISGLSGRIGGRIGSDEEIFDRVWKNMGFIENMPLSEVYGLLKNIEDESCKKRQMANDPGVVVMAQMVINRVQDMFGEQAERISISKEDSVMILEWIVDEGYEGAETVPQGLAGRRFSVCDSDEMSDDETASLMEFDQMGCKRSVSVPSSICDSHIDMACSQKTKEFSLGEILDDLEEYHHTIEMNFASLENRLVGLKSQNAYHLQYLKNVGTINDGLCEKVRSMRYEVSEVQQELAKLTEVAHPNPTDPKPIWAQTDLVTTTMSPEDTQVYHRLTKSDAESTHISTHNATHNTATHTTTHKTTTISIAFISIIIFMISFFTSK; this comes from the coding sequence ATGGACGGAATATCAGGCCTAAGTGGTAGGATCGGCGGCAGAATAGGGAGCGATGAGGAAATTTTTGATCGGGTATGGAAAAACATGGGATTTATAGAAAATATGCCGCTTAGTGAGGTGTATGGgttgttgaagaatattgaagatgagaGCTGCAAAAAACGGCAAATGGCCAATGATCCGGGGGTGGTCGTGATGGCGCAAATGGTGATCAACAGGGTCCAGGATATGTTTGGGGAACAAGCCGAGAGAATCAGTATCCTGAAGGAGGATTCGGTGATGATTTTGGAGTGGATTGTTGATGAAGGATACGAGGGGGCAGAAACGGTTCCCCAGGGGCTAGCGGGCCGGCGCTTTTCGGTATGTGATAGTGACGAGATGAGCGACGACGAGACGGCATCGTTGATGGAATTTGACCAGATGGGGTGTAAGAGGAGTGTGAGTGTGCCCTCTAGTATCTGTGACAGTCATATTGACATGGCATGCAGTCAGAAGACGAAGGAGTTCAGTCTCGGCGAGATCTTGGATGACTTGGAGGAGTACCACCACACTATCGAGATGAACTTTGCATCTTTAGAAAATCGGTTGGTAGGGCTAAAGAGCCAGAATGCGTACCACTTACAGTATTTGAAGAATGTGGGCACGATAAACGATGGGTTATGCGAGAAGGTCAGATCTATGAGATACGAGGTGTCTGAGGTTCAACAAGAACTAGCCAAGCTCACAGAAGTAGCTCACCCCAATCCTACTGACCCAAAACCCATATGGGCCCAAACTGATTTGGTTACCACTACAATGTCGCCTGAAGATACACAAGTATACCATCGATTGACCAAGTCAGATGCCGAATCCACTCACATATCTACACATAATGCCACACACAACACGGCCACACACACCACTACACATAAGACAACTACTATTTCAATTGCATTTATTtcaatcattatttttatgATATCATTTTTCACTAGCAAATAG
- a CDS encoding DEHA2G10626p (no similarity), which produces MSSHNLKDTKGVPLQFEHFSPKVSQSDQTKENRGGDNEPKKRHSVPRDDESKISKTVKFINQTNNENVDIPWPKVSVDEDIEPSSKISELGRIFIHYLNEVGIIKADLQTPSICEKPSSKGKQYCCCLKFQINYGFQRFQVILTLKYGIANKKVFSNNSFSNDELVDYLKNLIIFKKTDTGQEIKFNNLKLLSVGCNINGLELEI; this is translated from the coding sequence ATGAGCTCGCATAATTTAAAAGATACTAAGGGTGTACCTCTTCAGTTTGAACATTTTTCGCCTAAAGTTTCACAGTCTGATCAGACGAAGGAAAATAGGGGGGGAGATAATGAGCCAAAGAAAAGGCATTCAGTTCCTAGAGATGATGAAAGTAAGATAAGTAAGACTGTCAAGTTTATTAATCAGACAAACAACGAAAATGTTGATATACCGTGGCCCAAGGTTAGtgttgatgaagatattgaacCGTCGTCAAAAATTAGTGAGTTAGGACGCATATTTATTCACTATCTTAACGAAGTTGGCATTATTAAGGCAGACTTGCAAACCCCATCAATCTGTGAAAAGCCATCGTCGAAGGGAAAACagtattgttgttgtttaAAGTTTCAGATTAATTACGGATTTCAACGATTTCAAGTTATCTTAACTTTAAAATATGGTATTGCAAACAAAAAAGTATTTTCTAACAATTCTTTTTCGAATGATGAGTTGGTGgattatttaaagaatttgattatattcaaaaagacCGATACAGGTCAGGAAATCAAGTTTAACAACCTTAAATTGTTAAGTGTGGGTTGTAATATCAATGGCCTTGAGTTAGAAATTTAG
- a CDS encoding DEHA2G10714p (highly similar to uniprot|P00546 Saccharomyces cerevisiae YBR160W CDC28 Catalytic subunit of the main cell cycle cyclin-dependent kinase (CDK)): MVELTDYQRQEKVGEGTYGVVYKALDTKHNNRVVALKKIRLESEDEGVPSTAIREISLLKEMKDDNIVRLYDIIHSDSHKLYLVFEFLDLDLKKYMESIPQGVGLGADMVKRFLNQLVKGIKHCHSHRVLHRDLKPQNLLIDKEGNLKLADFGLARAFGVPLRAYTHEVVTLWYRAPEILLGGKQYSTGVDMWSVGCIFAEMCNRKPLFPGDSEIDEIFRIFRILGTPSEETWPDVSYLPDFKSTFPKWSKKNLAEFVPTLDEDGIDLLEQMLVYDPSGRISAKRALIHPYFQEDGENYDSYPRSVNMG; this comes from the exons atggtCGAATTAACGGATTATCAGCGTCAAGAGAAAGTTGGTGAAG GTACATATGGAGTTGTGTATAAGGCATTGGATACCAAGCATAATAATAGGGTTGTtgctttgaagaagatcaGATTGGAGTCGGAGGATGAAGGAGTTCCATCGACAGCCATAAGAGAAATTTCGTTGTTAAAGGAAATGAAAGACGATAATATCGTTCGGTTGTACGATATAATACACTCTGACTCGCATAAGTTGTATTTGGTGTTTGAATTTTTAGACttggatttgaagaaatacatGGAGTCGATTCCTCAGGGTGTTGGCTTAGGCGCCGACATGGTCAAGAGGTTTTTGAACCAGTTGGTCAAGGGTATTAAGCATTGTCACAGTCACAGGGTATTGCATAGAGACTTGAAGCCCCAGAACTTATTGATTGACAAGGAAggaaatttaaaattggcCGATTTTGGCCTCGCAAGAGCGTTCGGGGTGCCTTTAAGAGCGTATACACACGAAGTGGTAACTTTGTGGTATAGAGCACCTGAGATTTTGTTGGGTGGTAAACAATATTCAACTGGGGTGGATATGTGGTCGGTTGGTTGTATCTTTGCAGAGATGTGTAATAGAAAGCCACTCTTCCCAGGGGATTCAGAAATCGACGAAATCTTCAGAATCTTCAGAATTTTAGGTACGCCATCAGAAGAAACCTGGCCTGATGTTTCATACTTGCCAGATTTCAAGTCGACTTTCCCTAAGTGGtccaagaaaaatttggcTGAATTTGTGCCTACTTTAGATGAAGATGGGATCGATTTGTTAGAGCAAATGCTTGTTTACGATCCAAGTGGTAGAATCAGTGCAAAGCGAGCCTTAATTCATCCATATTTTCAGGAAGATGGTGAAAACTACGATAGTTATCCAAGATCTGTTAACATGGGTTAG